Proteins encoded in a region of the Flavobacterium sp. MDT1-60 genome:
- a CDS encoding aromatic amino acid hydroxylase, whose protein sequence is MNASIETNPLLERLPKHLKQFIKPQDYSDYTPINQAVWRYVMRKNVDYLSKVAHHSYLDGLKKTGIEIDSIPSMYGMNRILTEIGWAAVAVDGFIPPNAFMEFQAYNVLVIASDIRQLEHLEYTPAPDIIHEGAGHAPIIANPEYAEYLRRFGEIGCKAISSHKDYQMYEAIRLLSILKEAEDTPQEKIDEAEKAVADLQNNMGELSEMAQIRNLHWWTVEYGLIGTVEDPKIYGAGLLSSIGESAWCMTDNVKKIPYDISAANQNFDITQLQPQLYVTPTFSYLSLILEEFANKMALRTGGLSGIQKLIHSNALGTIELSTGLQISGVFTNVLEDEGKPVYIQTTGKTALSYREKELVGHGTLTHPHGFGSPIGKLKGFNLAIEDMSPKDLQAYSIVENETVKLEFEGNIIVEGEIITGSRNLHGEIILISFRNCTVTHGETILFQLDWGNYDMAIGKKVVSAFSGPADVNSFDLINIVPTTQTIKAKHTDERDDLEVLYQTVRSIRENKDSKSELKAVFEKLKNNHPNDWLLSVEIAELLKDSDEKQLLQEVLVYLDQLKEKRPEIAHLISGGLDLIFDKEAV, encoded by the coding sequence ATGAATGCATCTATAGAAACAAACCCGTTATTAGAGCGCTTGCCTAAACATTTAAAGCAATTTATTAAACCTCAGGATTATAGCGATTATACGCCAATTAATCAGGCGGTTTGGCGTTATGTGATGCGCAAAAACGTAGATTATTTATCAAAAGTTGCCCATCACTCTTATTTGGATGGCTTGAAAAAAACCGGAATCGAAATCGATTCTATTCCGAGTATGTATGGAATGAATAGAATCCTGACTGAAATTGGCTGGGCTGCCGTTGCGGTAGATGGTTTTATTCCGCCAAATGCTTTTATGGAATTTCAGGCTTATAACGTTTTGGTTATTGCTTCAGACATCAGACAATTAGAACATCTTGAATATACACCAGCACCAGACATTATTCACGAAGGTGCCGGCCACGCTCCTATTATTGCGAATCCAGAATATGCTGAATATTTGAGACGCTTTGGAGAAATTGGCTGTAAGGCGATTTCATCTCACAAGGATTATCAGATGTATGAAGCAATTCGTTTGCTTTCGATTTTGAAAGAAGCCGAAGATACGCCTCAGGAAAAAATCGACGAAGCAGAAAAAGCCGTTGCCGATTTGCAAAACAATATGGGCGAATTATCCGAAATGGCTCAAATTCGTAACTTACATTGGTGGACAGTAGAATACGGTTTAATTGGAACTGTTGAAGATCCAAAAATTTATGGCGCCGGATTACTTTCTTCCATTGGAGAGAGTGCCTGGTGTATGACAGATAACGTAAAGAAAATCCCTTACGATATTTCGGCGGCAAATCAGAATTTTGATATTACACAGTTGCAGCCGCAACTGTATGTAACGCCTACTTTCTCTTATTTAAGTTTGATTTTAGAAGAGTTTGCGAATAAAATGGCATTGAGAACCGGAGGTCTTTCCGGAATTCAGAAACTGATTCATTCTAATGCTTTAGGAACTATTGAATTGAGTACCGGTTTACAAATTTCAGGCGTTTTTACCAATGTTTTGGAAGACGAAGGGAAACCAGTTTACATTCAAACCACAGGAAAAACAGCTTTATCATATCGTGAAAAAGAATTAGTAGGCCACGGAACTTTGACGCATCCACACGGATTTGGAAGTCCGATTGGAAAATTAAAAGGTTTCAATTTAGCGATTGAAGATATGAGTCCAAAGGATTTACAGGCTTATAGTATTGTTGAAAACGAAACCGTAAAATTAGAATTTGAAGGCAATATTATTGTTGAAGGAGAAATCATTACAGGTTCCAGAAACTTACACGGAGAAATCATTTTAATCAGTTTTAGAAATTGTACTGTTACTCATGGCGAAACAATTTTATTCCAGCTTGATTGGGGAAATTACGATATGGCAATTGGTAAAAAAGTAGTTTCTGCTTTTTCCGGCCCTGCCGATGTGAATAGCTTTGATTTGATCAATATTGTTCCGACTACTCAAACTATAAAAGCAAAACATACAGACGAACGCGATGATTTAGAAGTTCTTTATCAAACTGTTCGTTCCATAAGAGAAAATAAAGATTCTAAATCGGAACTCAAAGCTGTTTTTGAAAAACTGAAAAATAATCATCCGAACGACTGGTTGCTTTCTGTTGAAATCGCAGAACTTTTGAAAGATTCTGATGAAAAACAACTTTTACAAGAAGTATTGGTTTATTTGGATCAATTGAAAGAAAAACGTCCTGAAATAGCGCATTTAATTTCCGGCGGATTGGATTTGATTTTCGATAAGGAAGCAGTATAA
- a CDS encoding RICIN domain-containing protein: MHKTTQKNTKKTNLIIMTQVLIMLLFITTVKAQTVTPWITSGDQTKLLQQQSTVSFAANSGTNPSTVTVNAGTTYQTMDGFGYTLTEGSCEVISGMAATQQNQLLNDLYNPTTGLNASVVRISIGASDLSSSSYSYNETSGDTNMNNFSLNGPDLTYLVPIIKKIKLINPNIKILATPWSAPRWMKTNNSWVGGSLQTQYYAAYAKYFVKYFDAMAAQGISIWGITPQNEPENPNNEPSMLMNSTEQKNFINNQLGPQMAAAGYGGIKIIAFDHNCDNTAYPIDVLNNSSYVDGAAFHLYLGNISAMSTVRNATNKNVYFTEQYTGSGGSFSGDFGWHMQNVVIGSTNNWSKTVLEWNAANNSGLGPRTPGGCNTCLGAITVNNSTSYTKNVAYYIIGQISKFVKPGALRISSSSTSGTIFSAGFKNPDGSIALVVYNSGGSANTIKVVSGSSAFNYSVPASSAVTFNWGAGTPPVTALPGYYNIISRNSNKGLDVADNATTSGSRIQQYDITNGGGNNQRWKFVSDGSGNYYIIVKSTGMYLAPESNSTADGLKVQQKTFSASNEFKWTVTSLGGGYYKIINVNSGKSLDVENVSTANGANIQVWSYTGGLNQQWQLVQVESTAKKALTITENESPNDMAIFINSTNDYLKIDTNHEGNGEVELFSIAGQSVLKKTVSFVKGSQSEIEISRLPKGVYVVRVNDNKGSYSKKVLKQ, translated from the coding sequence ATGCACAAAACTACCCAAAAAAACACAAAAAAGACCAATTTAATTATAATGACACAAGTCCTTATAATGTTGCTGTTTATTACAACGGTAAAAGCACAAACTGTAACCCCATGGATAACCAGTGGTGATCAAACCAAATTACTGCAGCAGCAATCGACTGTCAGTTTTGCAGCCAATTCAGGAACAAATCCTTCTACTGTTACCGTTAATGCAGGCACGACTTACCAAACTATGGATGGATTTGGTTATACATTAACCGAAGGAAGTTGTGAAGTAATCAGCGGTATGGCTGCAACGCAGCAAAACCAACTATTAAATGATTTGTATAATCCTACGACAGGCTTGAACGCAAGTGTCGTTCGAATTAGTATTGGAGCTTCAGATTTAAGCAGTTCTTCTTATAGTTACAATGAAACTTCGGGAGATACAAATATGAATAATTTTAGCCTTAACGGACCGGATTTGACGTATTTAGTTCCGATTATCAAAAAGATAAAGCTTATAAATCCCAATATTAAAATACTAGCGACTCCATGGTCAGCTCCACGTTGGATGAAAACTAATAATTCGTGGGTTGGTGGAAGTTTGCAAACGCAATATTACGCAGCTTACGCTAAATATTTTGTGAAGTATTTTGATGCGATGGCGGCACAAGGAATTTCTATTTGGGGAATTACACCTCAAAACGAACCGGAAAACCCAAATAACGAACCAAGTATGTTGATGAATTCAACAGAACAAAAAAACTTTATTAATAACCAGCTTGGTCCGCAAATGGCAGCAGCCGGATATGGTGGAATTAAAATTATCGCTTTTGACCATAATTGTGATAATACAGCTTATCCAATTGATGTTTTGAATAACAGCAGCTATGTTGATGGTGCAGCATTTCATTTGTATTTAGGAAATATTTCGGCTATGTCAACAGTACGAAATGCAACGAATAAAAACGTTTATTTTACCGAACAATATACCGGATCCGGAGGAAGTTTCAGTGGAGATTTTGGCTGGCACATGCAAAATGTTGTTATTGGCAGTACAAATAACTGGTCTAAAACGGTTCTGGAATGGAATGCAGCAAATAATTCAGGTTTAGGACCACGTACTCCTGGCGGATGTAATACCTGCTTAGGTGCAATTACAGTTAACAATAGTACAAGTTATACTAAAAACGTAGCCTATTATATTATTGGCCAAATCTCGAAATTTGTAAAACCGGGAGCTTTAAGAATTTCTTCTTCAAGTACTAGTGGTACTATTTTTTCTGCTGGATTTAAAAACCCAGATGGCTCGATAGCACTTGTCGTGTACAATTCCGGAGGATCAGCGAATACAATCAAAGTTGTTTCAGGATCATCGGCATTTAATTATTCGGTTCCGGCTTCATCGGCAGTTACTTTTAATTGGGGTGCTGGAACGCCACCAGTTACAGCTCTTCCCGGATATTATAATATTATTTCCAGAAACAGTAATAAAGGTTTGGATGTAGCGGATAACGCGACTACAAGCGGAAGTCGCATTCAGCAATATGATATTACAAATGGAGGAGGAAATAACCAACGCTGGAAGTTTGTTTCTGATGGAAGTGGTAATTACTACATCATTGTAAAATCGACAGGAATGTATCTTGCCCCAGAAAGCAACAGCACCGCAGACGGATTAAAAGTACAGCAAAAAACTTTTTCAGCCTCTAACGAATTTAAATGGACTGTTACAAGTCTTGGAGGAGGTTATTATAAAATTATCAACGTAAATAGTGGAAAATCATTAGACGTTGAAAATGTTTCGACTGCAAATGGTGCAAATATTCAGGTGTGGAGTTATACAGGAGGTTTGAATCAGCAATGGCAATTGGTGCAGGTTGAATCTACAGCCAAAAAAGCTTTGACGATAACAGAAAATGAAAGCCCGAATGATATGGCAATTTTCATTAATTCAACTAACGATTATTTAAAAATCGATACTAATCATGAAGGAAATGGAGAAGTAGAGCTTTTCTCAATCGCAGGACAAAGTGTTTTAAAGAAAACGGTGAGTTTTGTAAAAGGAAGTCAATCTGAAATTGAAATTTCAAGATTACCAAAAGGCGTTTATGTTGTAAGAGTAAATGACAATAAAGGATCTTATTCTAAAAAAGTGTTGAAGCAATAA
- a CDS encoding DUF4230 domain-containing protein, whose translation MQNTLKRILVLGSVVFLIILAFKFCQFKKDDDKDIEYNTNLIQQQILNVGKLVVTEGHFSEVITYKNQQKYFLDMVSFEKKALVVVNANVTVAYDLHKMKYDIDEKNKTITILNIPKEEITINPDIKFYDVEQSQLNPFTGDDYNKINKSVKANLAKKIENSSLKTNAQNRLISELSKILILTNSMGWKLQYNGKTIESEKEFNEDLKL comes from the coding sequence ATGCAAAATACACTCAAAAGAATTTTAGTTTTAGGTTCAGTCGTTTTCTTAATAATTTTGGCTTTCAAATTCTGCCAATTTAAAAAAGATGATGATAAGGATATTGAATACAATACCAATTTAATTCAACAGCAAATTCTGAATGTGGGTAAACTGGTTGTCACCGAAGGACATTTTTCAGAAGTGATCACGTATAAAAATCAGCAAAAATATTTTCTGGATATGGTTTCTTTTGAGAAGAAAGCATTAGTTGTCGTCAATGCAAATGTTACGGTTGCCTACGATTTGCATAAAATGAAATACGACATCGACGAAAAAAACAAAACCATTACGATTTTAAATATCCCGAAAGAAGAAATAACAATCAACCCGGATATTAAGTTTTATGATGTTGAGCAAAGTCAGTTGAATCCGTTTACGGGAGATGATTACAATAAAATCAACAAATCGGTTAAAGCAAATCTGGCGAAGAAAATTGAAAACTCATCCCTGAAAACAAACGCTCAAAACCGATTGATAAGTGAATTATCTAAGATTTTGATTTTGACGAATTCAATGGGCTGGAAACTGCAATACAACGGCAAAACAATAGAGTCTGAAAAAGAATTTAATGAGGATTTAAAATTGTAA
- a CDS encoding group III truncated hemoglobin → MATLKDISNIEDIKLMVDTFYDKVRKDDLLGPIFNDKLQDRWPMHLQKMYGFWQTILFDVRAYSGTPFPPHKQLPVDKTHFDRWVQLFNSSIDGLFAGTITEEAKMRAENMAYMFNHKIDYFRNLENQ, encoded by the coding sequence ATGGCTACTCTTAAAGATATTTCAAATATAGAAGACATAAAATTAATGGTTGACACATTTTATGATAAGGTTAGAAAGGATGATCTTCTTGGTCCAATTTTTAATGATAAACTACAGGATCGTTGGCCTATGCATTTACAAAAAATGTATGGCTTTTGGCAAACTATTTTATTTGATGTTCGTGCTTATTCCGGAACTCCTTTTCCACCGCACAAACAATTACCGGTAGATAAAACTCATTTTGACCGTTGGGTTCAACTTTTTAATTCTTCAATCGATGGACTTTTTGCAGGAACAATTACGGAAGAAGCAAAAATGAGAGCCGAAAATATGGCTTATATGTTCAACCATAAAATTGATTATTTCAGGAATTTAGAGAATCAATAA
- a CDS encoding BamA/TamA family outer membrane protein has product MSKKHSNRRTEYIRYFIALSLFFVFGCSNTKYLPEGELLYTGGSVTIKDSVIKKKERKELEKELEDLLRPKPNKQFLGLRPKLWIYNIAGEPKKEKGIRYWLRTKVGEPPVLFSKVDLDYNASVLRNFTENRGYFKARVSDDSTAKNKRATAEYTVTPKKQYIIKSVTFPDDSLAMSRIIGRSSRRSLLKVGKPYDLDVIKAERERIDARLKERGYFYFNPDYILAQVDSSKGDHEVKIKLVIKADAPPKALTAYKINKIIVYPNFAISKDSLKYKPEDVVQYKDFTIIDTANTFNPRVFDRTIYFKKGDLYNRKNHNLTLNRFVNLGTFSFVKNEFKPSDSLPKTLDSYYYLTLLPKKFIRVEVLGKTNSASYTGTELNVNWNNRNLFKGAELLTVSVFGGADFQLSGTNNGKNIYKVGTETSLTWPRFIVPFFHVEGSSEYVPRTKATVRYEYQNRTQLYSLNSFKASYGYMWKENVRKEHQLNIMDITYVSPNNVTQEYLDDIKEDESLGKVIEKQLIFGPTYTYTYTNTMQKRKKNTFYFIGEADLAGNVTGLVTGANVKKNDTIKIFDVPFSQYAKFRGDFRHYLKLGKESQLASRLILGVGIPYGNSGALPTSKQFVVGGTNSIRAFRARSIGPGSYLNTETENNYLPDQSGDLKLEFSTEYRAKLFSIIKGAAFIDAGNIWLMNADPNKSGAEISKDFMKEIAVGAGVGLRFDVSFFILRTDLAFPLRKPYLPDGERWVIKDIDFGSGPWRKENLILNIAIGYPF; this is encoded by the coding sequence ATGAGCAAAAAACATAGCAATAGGAGAACGGAATATATCAGGTATTTTATTGCGCTGTCCTTATTTTTTGTTTTTGGATGCAGTAATACAAAATACCTGCCAGAAGGCGAATTACTGTACACAGGAGGTTCTGTCACGATAAAAGATTCTGTTATTAAAAAGAAGGAAAGAAAAGAACTGGAGAAAGAACTGGAAGATTTGTTACGTCCTAAACCTAACAAACAGTTTTTGGGATTACGTCCTAAATTATGGATATATAACATCGCAGGAGAACCTAAAAAAGAAAAAGGAATTCGGTATTGGTTGCGAACTAAAGTGGGTGAACCGCCAGTACTTTTTAGTAAAGTTGATTTGGATTATAATGCATCCGTTTTGCGAAATTTTACTGAAAACCGAGGTTACTTTAAAGCACGTGTAAGCGACGATTCCACAGCTAAAAATAAAAGAGCTACAGCGGAATATACCGTTACACCGAAAAAACAGTATATCATTAAAAGTGTGACTTTTCCTGATGATTCCCTGGCAATGTCAAGAATAATTGGAAGATCAAGTCGAAGAAGCTTGTTGAAAGTAGGAAAACCGTATGATTTGGATGTTATTAAAGCAGAAAGGGAACGTATAGATGCAAGGCTGAAAGAACGCGGCTATTTTTATTTTAATCCTGATTATATTTTAGCGCAGGTCGACAGCAGTAAAGGCGATCATGAAGTAAAAATAAAATTGGTAATAAAAGCCGATGCACCGCCAAAAGCACTTACAGCGTATAAGATCAATAAGATTATTGTATATCCAAATTTTGCGATTTCAAAAGACAGTCTGAAATATAAACCGGAAGATGTTGTTCAGTACAAAGATTTTACGATTATTGATACAGCAAATACTTTTAATCCACGGGTTTTTGACAGGACAATTTACTTTAAAAAAGGAGATTTGTACAACCGAAAAAACCACAATTTAACGTTGAATCGTTTTGTGAATCTGGGAACTTTCAGTTTTGTAAAAAATGAATTCAAACCTTCAGACAGTTTGCCGAAGACTTTAGATTCGTATTATTACTTAACGCTTCTTCCGAAGAAATTTATTCGTGTTGAGGTTTTAGGAAAAACCAATTCGGCAAGTTATACCGGTACAGAATTGAATGTCAATTGGAATAACAGAAATTTGTTTAAAGGAGCCGAATTGCTTACCGTTTCTGTTTTTGGCGGAGCCGATTTTCAGCTTTCCGGAACCAATAATGGCAAGAACATTTACAAAGTAGGAACAGAGACCAGTTTAACCTGGCCGAGATTTATTGTTCCGTTTTTTCATGTGGAAGGCTCGAGTGAATATGTACCAAGAACCAAAGCAACAGTGAGATATGAATATCAAAACAGGACACAATTGTATTCCTTAAATTCGTTCAAAGCCTCTTATGGTTATATGTGGAAAGAAAATGTTCGAAAAGAGCATCAACTCAATATAATGGATATTACTTATGTAAGTCCAAATAATGTAACGCAGGAATATTTGGATGATATTAAAGAAGATGAATCGTTGGGAAAAGTAATCGAGAAACAATTGATTTTTGGTCCAACGTACACTTATACCTACACTAATACGATGCAAAAACGTAAAAAAAATACTTTCTATTTTATCGGAGAAGCAGATCTGGCTGGAAATGTTACAGGTTTAGTGACCGGAGCAAATGTTAAAAAGAATGATACGATCAAAATATTTGACGTTCCTTTTAGTCAATATGCAAAATTTCGAGGCGACTTCAGACATTATTTAAAACTCGGAAAGGAAAGTCAATTAGCGAGTAGACTTATATTAGGTGTTGGAATTCCGTATGGGAATTCAGGTGCCTTGCCAACATCAAAACAATTTGTGGTTGGAGGAACTAACAGTATTCGAGCTTTTAGAGCGCGATCAATTGGACCGGGAAGTTATCTTAATACAGAGACAGAAAACAATTATTTGCCAGATCAGTCGGGAGATTTGAAACTAGAATTTAGTACGGAATACAGGGCAAAACTTTTTAGTATCATAAAAGGTGCTGCATTTATCGATGCCGGAAATATTTGGCTTATGAATGCTGATCCGAATAAATCCGGAGCAGAGATATCCAAAGATTTCATGAAAGAAATTGCAGTGGGTGCCGGAGTGGGTTTACGTTTTGATGTCTCTTTCTTTATTTTAAGAACCGATTTGGCGTTTCCGTTAAGAAAACCCTATTTACCTGATGGCGAAAGATGGGTAATCAAAGACATAGATTTTGGAAGCGGCCCATGGAGAAAAGAAAATCTGATTCTTAATATTGCTATTGGATATCCATTTTAA